Below is a window of Candidatus Nitrosotenuis uzonensis DNA.
ATTCGAGAATACAAGGACAAATATCTAGTACATATGGATAAAGTTGATCCGCTAAGTGATCCGTTGGGGCACCTGATATTTGATGCCCCAGAAGTGTTTATCGGACTTGTAAGCGCGGCACTGGGAGGAACAAAGATAGCATCCTACATATACAACAATTCCAGAAAATCCAAAAAGGACAAACAGATTGCAGTAGCCGCCGCATTGGCATCATCACTAGTTACAGGATATGTAGGATACAAACTCACAAAAAAAGTAAAGAACAGCTGATGGGGAGGTAATGAATATTTCATTAATTAGAACAATCAACGTGCTTGTAAAACTTGTCCCAATAATTCTCACGCTCAGAAAAGACAGACGAGAATGGGTGCGACAGGAGGGTAAAAACATTGATCACGAAAAGTTTCAAAAGCATGCAAGAAAAATCCTTAACACGTTTGTTTCGCTTGGTCCAGTATACATAAAACTAGGCCAGTGGCTTTCATCTAGGGCCGACATTCTACCGCAGCCCTATCTTGAAGAGCTTGCAAAACTGCAAGACGATGTGCCGGCGGCCCCATTTGATCAGGTAAAACCAATCATAGAAAATAGCCTTGGCCCTATAGATGAGACCTTCTCGTCAATTAACGCTACGGCCGTATCTGGCGCATCTTTAGGACAGGTTCATCTTGCAAAAATAAAGGATCAGGAAGTCATTGTCAAAGTAAAACGACCCGGAATCGAGCAGCTAATCCAGCAGGACATCAAAGTCCTAAAAAAAGTAATTCCATTTGCAATACGATTCATAGACCCTAACCTGCGCTTCTCGGCACAATCCATGCTGGCCCAATTCATAGAGACTATACACGAAGAGCTCGATTATTCAATAGAATCATCCAATCTCAAAAAAATAAGGCAAAACCTTCGCAGGCATGATAAGGTCATAATTCCCCAAGTATACGATGACTACTCCTCAAAAGACGTACTGACTATGGAGTACATCCCCGGTATCAAAATAACGAATATCGAGGATCTGGATAAGAAAGGAATAGACAGACAAAAGATCGTAATTGACGTGCACAAGGTGTTTTTTACCATGCTCCTGCGCGATTCGATATTTCATGCAGACCCACATCCTGGCAACATCTCGATATCTGATGATGGCTCTCTGATCCTCTACGACTTTGGAATGGTAGGGAAAATCGACAAGGAAACAAGAATGAAACTAGTCCGCCTCTATCTTGCGCTTGTTGAAAAGGATCCGGCAAGAACCGTAAATGCAATGAACGATCTTGGAATGCTTACTCCTGACTTTAACCGCTCAATAATAGAGCAAGGAATCGACCTTTCAATCCGTACTATGCACGGACGGAAGCCGGACGAGATGGAAGTAAAGGCACTCATGGAGCTTGCAAACAAGACCATGGCAAAATTCCCATTCATGCTGCCCAAGAATCTGGCGCTTTACATGAGGATGAGCTCAATCATAGAGGGAATATACAAGACCCACAAGGTCGATTTCAAGTTCGTCAAAGTTCTCAAAGGCATACTGGAAGAAGAACAGCTCATCAAAGACGCCTACATTGAAGAAATAAAATACTCATTTACACGTTTTGCCAAATCACTTGATGCAACAATTTCGATAGCCCCAGAGCTGAAAAAATTCATTGAAGAAAATAGATCCCTCCAATTAAACGCAAAGCCAAAAAACAACACACTGTTAGCAGGAAGCATCCTCTCATCCTCGATTTTCATAGGCTCCTCACTCCTATACTCATCAAATCAAACTGCAGCTGCCGCAGGCATGCTCGGCTCGCTTGTAATAATGGGAATATTTGTTATCTTCAGAAAATATTAGTTATTCTATTGAAATCTGCTTGCCATTTTTCACAATGGGAATTCTGAGGGTAAGTACCCCCTGAACAAGCTTTGCAGAGATGACATCATCATCCTTTACTTGCACTGGAAGTGGAATCTTTTTGTCAATTACGCGCGGCCTTTGCTTGTATACTGGATTCTCCGTCCGGGTCTCGTGTTTTTCTGCTGTAACGGACAAAATATTCTTATTCAGAGTAAGCCTTATGTCCTTCTTGTCAAACCCAGGCAGATCTATTACAGCAATCAGAGAATCATCTTCCAAATACATGTCGACAGGAGGTAAAACAAATTCGTAGAATTCGCGCGATTTATTTCCTATCTCTTTAGCTACCTCTTTTGCCATGTAATTTACTATGCCCATTTTATCCAGATCACCGTTTTTAGTTATAAATTTTGATAGTTTT
It encodes the following:
- the hsp14 gene encoding archaeal heat shock protein Hsp14; this translates as MGIVNYMAKEVAKEIGNKSREFYEFVLPPVDMYLEDDSLIAVIDLPGFDKKDIRLTLNKNILSVTAEKHETRTENPVYKQRPRVIDKKIPLPVQVKDDDVISAKLVQGVLTLRIPIVKNGKQISIE
- a CDS encoding ABC1 kinase family protein, which gives rise to MSLIRTINVLVKLVPIILTLRKDRREWVRQEGKNIDHEKFQKHARKILNTFVSLGPVYIKLGQWLSSRADILPQPYLEELAKLQDDVPAAPFDQVKPIIENSLGPIDETFSSINATAVSGASLGQVHLAKIKDQEVIVKVKRPGIEQLIQQDIKVLKKVIPFAIRFIDPNLRFSAQSMLAQFIETIHEELDYSIESSNLKKIRQNLRRHDKVIIPQVYDDYSSKDVLTMEYIPGIKITNIEDLDKKGIDRQKIVIDVHKVFFTMLLRDSIFHADPHPGNISISDDGSLILYDFGMVGKIDKETRMKLVRLYLALVEKDPARTVNAMNDLGMLTPDFNRSIIEQGIDLSIRTMHGRKPDEMEVKALMELANKTMAKFPFMLPKNLALYMRMSSIIEGIYKTHKVDFKFVKVLKGILEEEQLIKDAYIEEIKYSFTRFAKSLDATISIAPELKKFIEENRSLQLNAKPKNNTLLAGSILSSSIFIGSSLLYSSNQTAAAAGMLGSLVIMGIFVIFRKY